AAACCATCGGTTACCCGCTGGTAGTGCGTCCGTCCTATGTGCTTGGCGGTCGTGCTATGGAGATCGTCTATCAGGAAGACGAACTCAAGCGCTATATGCGTGAAGCGGTAAAAGTGTCCAACGACAGCCCGGTGCTGCTGGATCACTTCCTCAACTGCGCCATCGAGGTGGACGTGGATGCGGTGTGTGACGGTGAGACCGTGGTGATCGGTGCGATCATGCAGCACATTGAACAGGCTGGCGTTCACTCAGGTGACTCCGCGTGCTCGCTGCCGCCTTACTCGCTGCCGATGCACATCCAGGACGAGATCCGTGATCAGGTCAAGAAAATGGCCTTGGAGCTTGGTGTTGTCGGTTTGATGAACGTGCAGATGGCCGTTCAGGGTGAGGATATCTTCGTCATCGAAGTGAACCCGCGCGCTTCCCGTACCGTACCGTTCGTGTCTAAGTGCGTCGGTGAGTCCCTGGCGAAAGTGGCTGCCCGTGTTATGGCTGGCAAGTCCTTGAGCGAAGCCGGTTACAACAAAGAAGTGATTCCGCCTTACTTCAGCGTTAAAGAGGCGGTATTCCCGTTTGCCAAGTTCCCGGGTGTTGACCCGATCCTCGGCCCAGAAATGAAGTCCACCGGTGAAGTGATGGGCGTGGGTGATACCTTCGGTGAAGCTTTCGCTAAATCTCAGCTAGGCGCTAGTGAAATCCTGCCGAGCAGCGGCTGTGCTTTCATTAGTGTCCGTGAGGATGACAAGCCGCTGGTTGCACAAGTGGCGCGTGATCTGATTGAGCTGGGCTTCGAAGTGGTCGCCACTTCCGGTACCGCGCGCGTGATCGAAGCGGCAGGCTTGCCGGTGCGTAAGGTCAATAAAGTGACCGAAGGCCGTCCGCATGTCGTCGACATGATCAAGAATGATGAGGTTACACTCATCATCAACACTACGGAGGGTCGTCAGTCGATCGCTGACTCCTTCTCTATTCGTCGTAACGCTCTGCAGCACAAGATTTACTGCACCACCACCATCGCGGCGGGGCAGGCTATCTGTGAGGCGCTGAAGTTCGGTCCGGAGAAGACCGTGCGCCGCCTGCAGGATCTGCACGCAGGAATCAAGGCATGACCAAGTACCCCATGACCGTTCAGGGCGCTCGCGCCCTGGAAGAGGAACTGGCCCATCTGACCAAGGTGGTGCGTCCGCAACTGAGCCAAGCCATTGGTGAGGCTCGGGAGCTGGGTGACCTTAAGGAGAACGCTGAATACCATGCTGCCCGCGAACAGCAGGGCATGGTCGAGGCGCGTATCCGTGATATCGAAGGACGCCTGCAGAACTCGGTGGTGATTGATGTCACCACCATCGAGCACACTGGCAAGGTGATTTTCGGTAGTACGGTTGAGATCGCAAACTGTGAAACCGACGAAACGGTTGTTTACCAGATCGTGGGTGAAGACGAGGCTGAAATTAAGCAGCGTAAGATCTCTGTTACTTCGCCAATTGCTCGTGCCCTGATTGGTAAAAATGAGGGTGATATCGCGCTGGTACAGACGCCAAGTGGTGCAGTCGAGTACGAAATTGTCGAAGTTCGCCATATCTAACTCAGGTATGCGTACTGCAGGATCAATCAGTTGGCTGCTGGCTCAGACGCTCTGGGTCGGTGGCCTCTGGTTGCTGCATTTTCTTGTTCTGCCTGCAATTGCCAAGAGCGGTATGGCGTCCTTGCTGGTTGAGGAGTTGGGATACACGCTTCGACCGCTGGTTGTAGGGCTCAGTGCTGTGTGCGTGCTGATCCAGCTCGTAGTACTGGTACGTGCGCAAGGGTTAGTCAGCCTGCTGCGTGATGTCAGGGGGCAGTTATTGCTGGCAGTAGCCGTTATGGCTGCAAGCTATTTCGTCGCTCAGCAATGGTTTGTGGGCGCGCAGTACTGGCTGATGTTTAGCTATTTAGTCATGGCGTTTGCTGGCTTGATGTTGGTGTTGCAGCCGGTGCCAGGTACGGTAGCGAACTCGCGCTAATGTCTTTGAGTGGCAAGGCTACAATCGTGAGATTGCGCCTTGCTGATGCGGAGGGATCAGGCCTGATAACGCTGAACGTTAGACAGGTTTTTATTCACCTTCGGGTTCTTGCGATAAATCAGAGCCATCTTGCCGATAACCTGTACAAGCTCAGCGTTGCCTGCTTTGCAGAGTTCATTGATGGCAGTAAGGCGATCTTCGCGCTCAATGATGCGCAGTTGAACTTTGATCAGTTCGTGATCACTAAGTGCGCGCTCGAGCTCAGCAAGAACGCCTTCGGTCAAACCGTTATCTGCCACGATCAATACAGGTTTTAGATGGTGGCCGATAGATTTGAATTGTTTCTTCTGCTCTTGAGTGAGCGGCATAATCATGTTCCTGCGTTTAATCTGGTAAAAACAGCAGGTAGTTTACCCGAGCGTCCTCGGGATCGCCCAGCTATTCATGCGTTGCACAGATAGAGGTATTGCGTGGCACGTTCCAAGACCAGTCAGCGTTGGCTGAAAGAACACTTTGATGATCCTTACGTCAAAATGGCGCAAAAGGACGGCTATCGTTCACGTGCAAGTTATAAGTTGCTGGAGATTCAGGAAAAGGATCGCATCCTTCGGCCTGGAATGACCGTGGTAGACCTTGGCGCAGCGCCAGGTGGTTGGTCGCAGGTCACCAGTCGTGTGATCGGCGATAAAGGCTGTCTGATTGCGTCAGATATTTTGGAGATGGACAGCATCCCAGATGTGACCTTTATTCAGGGGGATTTCACGGATGATGAAGTCTTCAATCGTTTGCTTGAGGCGATCGGAGAAAAGCCGGTAGACCTTGTGATTTCCGATATGGCCCCCAATATGAGTGGTGTAAGGGAAGCTGATCAGCCGCGAGCGATGTATCTGTGTGAGTTGGCCCTTGATCTTTCCACCCGTGTTCTGCGTCCGGGCGGTGACTTTTTGATCAAGATTTTCCAAGGTGAAGGCTTTGATCAATATCACAAGCAAGTGAGACAGATGTTCGAGAAGGTTCAGATGCGTAAGCCTCTGTCATCACGGGATAGATCCCGGGAGCAATACCTTCTGGCAAGAGGATTTCGTGGGATGTAACTCGTAGGCGTAAAGACGGTCGAACGAGTAAGTGCTACAAATAGGGTTACAGACAGCATCTGCAAGGTGTGGGTGTTGTGTAGTAAGTTAGGCCGGTAGATAACTGGTCGTCATGCGAAGCGCGCTTCAGCACGGGGCCTGCTTCAGAGGGTAGTTAATTGAACGACATGGCAAAGAATCTGGTCCTGTGGCTGATCATCGCCGCCGTTTTGGTCACGGTGATGAACAATTTCTCCAGCTCCGGGGAATCTAACAAGCTGAATTACTCTGAGTTCATTCAGCAAGTTCAAACCGGTAGCGTTAAGCGCGTGACGGTGGATGGCTTCATCATCAGCGGTACACGCGTAGATGGCTCTGCGTTCGAGACCGTGCGTCCGGCTATTCAGGATAACGGCCTGATCAAAGACCTGATGGACAATAACGTTGAAATCGTTGGTAAGCAGCCTGAACAGCAGAGCATCTGGACTCAGCTGTTGGTGGCCAGCTTCCCGATTCTCGTCATTATCGCTGTGTTCATGTTCTTCATGCGCCAGATGCAGGGTGGTGCAGGTGGTAAAGGCGGCCCGATGAGCTTCGGGAAAAGTAAGGCGCGCCTGTTGTCAGAGGACCAAGTGAAAACCACTTTTGCGGACGTTGCCGGCTGCGACGAGGCAAAAGAGGAAGTCAGCGAGTTGGTAGAGTTTCTGCGCGATCCGGGCAAATTCCAGCGCTTGGGTGGCCGCATCCCGCGTGGCGTATTGATGGTCGGCTCGCCAGGCACGGGTAAAACTTTGTTGGCAAAGGCTGTTGCTGGCGAAGCAAAAGTACCGTTCTTCACCATTTCCGGTTCAGACTTTGTGGAAATGTTTGTGGGTGTCGGTGCTTCCCGTGTGCGTGACATGTTTGATCAGGCAAAAAAACACGCGCCTTGCATCATCTTTATCGATGAAATTGACGCCGTTGGTCGCCATCGTGGTGCTGGCATGGGCGGTGGTCATGATGAGCGTGAGCAGACTCTTAACCAGTTACTGGTGGAGATGGATGGTTTCGAAATGAATGACGGCATTATTGTTATCGCCGCCACTAACCGTCCGGATGTGCTCGATCCAGCGTTACTTCGCCCAGGTCGCTTCGACCGTCAAGTTGTAGTGGGGCTGCCGGATATCCGCGGTCGCGAACAAATCCTCAACGTGCATATCCGTAAAGTGCCTGTGGGTGAAGATGTTGAGCCCGCTGTGATTGCACGTGGTACGCCTGGTTTCTCAGGTGCCGATTTGGCTAACTTGGTGAACGAGGCTTCGCTGTTTGCGGCACGCGCCGGTAAACGCCTCGTTGAAATGAAAGAGTTTGAGCTGGCAAAAGACAAGATCATGATGGGCGCAGAGCGCAAAACCATGGTTATGTCTGATAAGGAAAAGCTCAACACTGCGTACCACGAAGCTGGCCATGCCATCGTCGGTCGCCTGGTGCCTGAGCATGACCCGGTTTATAAAGTGTCCATTATTCCCCGTGGTCGCGCGCTGGGTGTAACCATGTTCCTGCCGGAAGAAGATCGCTACAGCCTCAGCAAGCGCGCACTTACCAGCCAGATTTGCTCACTGTTTGGTGGTCGGATTGCCGAAGAAATGACTTTGGGCTTCGACGGTGTTACTACCGGCGCATCTAACGACATTATGCGTGCCACTCAGTTGGCCAAAAACATGGTCACCAAGTGGGGCTTGTCCGAAAAGCTTGGGCCGCTGATGTATGCCGAGGAGGAGGGGGAGGTCTTCTTGGGGCGCAGCATGGGTAGCCAGCAGAGTAATGTGTCGGCAGAAACGGCCAAAATGATCGACGAAGAAGTTCGTAGCATCATCGATAGCTGCTACGACACAGCCAAACGCCTGCTCGTTGAGAATCGCGATAAGCTGGATGCGATGGCTGAAGCGCTGATGAAGTATGAAACGATTGATACTGAACAGATCGACGACATCATGAATGGAGTGCCGGTACGCGAGCCTAAGGGTTGGCAGGGTGGCAACGGTTCTTCTGGTGGTACGCCATCTGCACCGGTTGAAGCTGTTGAGACTCCTGAGAAGCCTATAGGTGGCCCTGCCGCCGAGCACTAAGGTTAGACATGTCCGTT
The Pseudomonas mendocina DNA segment above includes these coding regions:
- the greA gene encoding transcription elongation factor GreA; amino-acid sequence: MTKYPMTVQGARALEEELAHLTKVVRPQLSQAIGEARELGDLKENAEYHAAREQQGMVEARIRDIEGRLQNSVVIDVTTIEHTGKVIFGSTVEIANCETDETVVYQIVGEDEAEIKQRKISVTSPIARALIGKNEGDIALVQTPSGAVEYEIVEVRHI
- a CDS encoding DUF4149 domain-containing protein; translation: MRTAGSISWLLAQTLWVGGLWLLHFLVLPAIAKSGMASLLVEELGYTLRPLVVGLSAVCVLIQLVVLVRAQGLVSLLRDVRGQLLLAVAVMAASYFVAQQWFVGAQYWLMFSYLVMAFAGLMLVLQPVPGTVANSR
- the yhbY gene encoding ribosome assembly RNA-binding protein YhbY gives rise to the protein MPLTQEQKKQFKSIGHHLKPVLIVADNGLTEGVLAELERALSDHELIKVQLRIIEREDRLTAINELCKAGNAELVQVIGKMALIYRKNPKVNKNLSNVQRYQA
- the rlmE gene encoding 23S rRNA (uridine(2552)-2'-O)-methyltransferase RlmE — encoded protein: MARSKTSQRWLKEHFDDPYVKMAQKDGYRSRASYKLLEIQEKDRILRPGMTVVDLGAAPGGWSQVTSRVIGDKGCLIASDILEMDSIPDVTFIQGDFTDDEVFNRLLEAIGEKPVDLVISDMAPNMSGVREADQPRAMYLCELALDLSTRVLRPGGDFLIKIFQGEGFDQYHKQVRQMFEKVQMRKPLSSRDRSREQYLLARGFRGM
- the ftsH gene encoding ATP-dependent zinc metalloprotease FtsH, which translates into the protein MAKNLVLWLIIAAVLVTVMNNFSSSGESNKLNYSEFIQQVQTGSVKRVTVDGFIISGTRVDGSAFETVRPAIQDNGLIKDLMDNNVEIVGKQPEQQSIWTQLLVASFPILVIIAVFMFFMRQMQGGAGGKGGPMSFGKSKARLLSEDQVKTTFADVAGCDEAKEEVSELVEFLRDPGKFQRLGGRIPRGVLMVGSPGTGKTLLAKAVAGEAKVPFFTISGSDFVEMFVGVGASRVRDMFDQAKKHAPCIIFIDEIDAVGRHRGAGMGGGHDEREQTLNQLLVEMDGFEMNDGIIVIAATNRPDVLDPALLRPGRFDRQVVVGLPDIRGREQILNVHIRKVPVGEDVEPAVIARGTPGFSGADLANLVNEASLFAARAGKRLVEMKEFELAKDKIMMGAERKTMVMSDKEKLNTAYHEAGHAIVGRLVPEHDPVYKVSIIPRGRALGVTMFLPEEDRYSLSKRALTSQICSLFGGRIAEEMTLGFDGVTTGASNDIMRATQLAKNMVTKWGLSEKLGPLMYAEEEGEVFLGRSMGSQQSNVSAETAKMIDEEVRSIIDSCYDTAKRLLVENRDKLDAMAEALMKYETIDTEQIDDIMNGVPVREPKGWQGGNGSSGGTPSAPVEAVETPEKPIGGPAAEH